The Acanthopagrus latus isolate v.2019 chromosome 20, fAcaLat1.1, whole genome shotgun sequence genomic sequence AAGGAACTGGCTCATCACAATCTTGGTGATTATAGTTctactgcaaacaaaaacacatgccaTGTCCTGCTGTGCATTCATTACAGTGTAAAGGattaaatgtcacatcatcaggCGGGCAAGGTTGCTGAGTTGAGGGTTTGCCGTTCTGTTTCTCAGGTAGGTTTTTATGCGCCACATGCAGGAAAAACTGAGCTTACATGAAACGGCGATTACTTGAGGGATAATGCCTGCGCGTCGGACGGTTGCCTCTGCaaagtccattaattcctgattatggacacctcgaagggcattatcccgcttataccatggtcacttgccaaagaaaagaaattcagaccATTCATTCAAGTTTTTCACAAGTCGTAACttagtttccctggtaacgcctgagggtttgactaatacctggaacaatcattactCTCCCCTAAGATTCTTATGCAACGGAGATGCTGTCCAACTTTCGTGGCCGGATAACGCCGAAGAAGAGGCCACCTCGGTTCATCAACAGGTGACTGGCTTAAATCAGAGGCAGcggtgtctgtgtctgtgtggcaaTGGAGTGTTCGGGTGCTCCTTCGGGTCATGGCTAACGAGTTCCTCTCTAAGATTAATTTTTCAAATCTCTATGCTATGGGGTACAGAAGCCCAAAAGAATGCTTCGGTGCAAGCACGAAATCAGTGTAAAGACAGTGGTTGTTAATATGAGAATGTTTGGTATGGTCCAAACGGCAACCCGTGTTTGCCTAAATGCTTGTTTCCTTATTTGGCTTAAGCTGACACATTGAAAGGATCGTGTGTCAAAGGGGGGGATGGTGGAAACAGCTAATAGATACTGGTATACACAAGGCTTCTCAAATAACTcgcaattttattttatttttttaagtgccTAGTGTGTCTTATGACTGAGACAGTGGGCGAGCGTGAGTGTGACATAATGCCGGACTAGGTTAGGCAATGAAGCAGTTCAGCCATTCTGTGCCTAGTGTGTCTTATGACTGAGACAGTGGGCGAGCGTGAGTGTGACATAATGCCGGACTAGGTCAGGCAATGAAGCAGTTCAGCCATTCTACCCCAGATGCTCCATTTGATGGATTTCATTGAAGCGTCATTGTGTGAGGAAAAGAAATACTGTTTGGTGATGGTTGACATGTTTTCTAAATGGATTGAAATTTGTCCTAAATGTAAAGCAGATGCAAACAGCTGTAGCAAACTTGTTGCTGCAAGAGATTGTGCCAAAACATGGAATTCCCATGAAATTATCCTGTGATGATGGcacacattttgtaaataaCGCCATAAAACAGATGTCTGACTATTTTGGGTTTGACTTGAGAACACAATTTACCTATCATCGACAGAGTGGGGGAGCTGCAGAATGAGAAAATTGCACAATTGAAGACCAAGTTGAACAAAGTGTGTGAAGAAAAAGGGCTAAACTGGGTAAAAGCCCTGCCTCTGATTATACAAGACTTGTGAAGATGCAAAACAGAACTGTTTGAGGGTAATGGGTGGAGACCATGGGGGTTTGATGCAGACTCCCTCAGAGATGATGATGTCTGTAATAAAAATAACCAGCCAATTTATGGCTATACAATGTCTTGGTCAAATATTCAATTTGACaccaaacatacacaaacattgGGCATACAGGATGGGATCATATGTGGCAACTGTCAAACAATGCTTGAACCTTCTAAGCATAGTAATAGCAGCTATGCGACACCGCAATAAGTGAACCTAACTCTGAATAACCTGATGTTTATACATATGGAACAGGTTAAATTAGGGTTTGGTTGACATAAGAGAGCTATGGCTGAGTTCAGTACCCTTGAATCCTACCATTGGGGAATCTTTCTTGACAGCCTTTTGGGCGCCCAAAGCAAAATTTGATTTGGGGCCCCCCTCGGCAGGTATATTGATCATGAAATCAGAATCATCTTGTcttgaattattcattcattcatttatgtcacttaaattttttttttttttttttttttttttctcgagcaACTGCTTAGTTTGCTGCTTAGTTCACTTATGCCTCGGACTGGCCATGTCTCTTGGGGAAATATGGGGACTTCGCTTTTTCCTTTGGTATGGGGTGACTTTCTTGGCAGATTACATAGAAAACATAACCTACACTGTCTGGGTTTGCAAACAAAACTATTAAAGGTTTCTGCTTTCTCTCAGATAATGACAGATCACTCTGCTTAACtctgttaaaacatgaaatggtaCTTGATTATTTAATGGCTAAGACTGGGGGATTGTGTCTAACTTTGAACCTGACAGGAGAAGCTTGCATAACATTAATTCCAGACAATGTAGATAATATGACAGGTGTAATAACTGTCCTTGAATAAGTCAGAGATGCCTTTGAACCCTTCAGATTCTACAGGctatattttaaataaatggccGCATGATGAACTTGGTCCATGGGGTGCAGTTATGGTTCAAATTCTCATTCTAGTTTTTGTGCATCTGTACTTGTACCCTGATATGTATGAAAGCTGTGATGTATAGATGGATATGTGGTGTTGTAGGAAGGAAGGTTGAGCAGTATGTTCAGCTCTGCACCACTGATCCTGATAAGGAGGAACGTCTTGAGTATAAGAGTAATGGGGACAATTTCCCAACCAGTGAGCAATTGTATCATTTGGCCAAATGAAACAGGCCCACATATGATTTTGAGAATCATTTGCTTAATACTTGGTGAATGCTTAAATGTGATTAGCTTTGTGACTTACAAATTAATCCATTTCTGTCAATACTCACCTGTCCTCAGCACTTGGGCTTGCGCAAGGAGGTCCTACCCAGCTTCATCCAGCAGGGGTCCCTCTTACATCACAAGTGGGCTTTTGCCTCACATCCTGCTTTTTGAAGCCTGCAGGCCTACAAAGAAACAGTTAAAACGTGCATTTAAATGTGGTGATATAATGTTTGTGTGGGGATTTCATACTCTTTATTTACAACCCAACATGATGGTTTCAGCAGGAACCCCATCTGACTGCAAATGCTATACTTATATTTATATAACCCCCCTGTTGGGGGTGTATATTATGATTTGcttgtttttagcttttttatCTAAATTGTGTATTAAGCAATATAATTTCCTATGATAtgattaaaattattattatactcAATTtcacattatattattatcttccttccttctttatTATTCGTCATGATTTTTGTACACAACATGAGAATGATGAGCAATGGTGATTGATTAGTATCAATATTAATTGCAGTGTCCATTTTAGGCTCCATCATAGCATTTTAGATATTTAGGTTATAGGTGTGTTGAAAGGCTGCATAGTAGTTTGAATTTGTAGCAACCCTCTATGCTgttgttaaacatgttttaaaaaactgattttaaaactgCTAAATGATAAGTTAAAGCTTTCCAATTTAAGCATTACTAaagtaagtgtaaaaaaaaaaagcataaaagagTTATACGCAAAAAGTATGCCCACATTAAATGAGAGTAAGACAGTGTCAAATGCTTTTACGACATAGTTGCTTTGCATGAGTTTGTAAAGCAGTCCTGTTAGCCTGACGCAAATGCAAGTTATAGCTATATATAAGGAGAGAGCACCTTTTAAGCTGAAGAATTAGAATTGAGGTGCTATATCAGGgaaattcagaaaatacatattAGAGATGATTCCAGTAAAAAGGATAAAAGAATCAATTGaaccacacagagcagacaaaagtGGTGGAGTTAACAATAGACGATTAACTTATGAGATTTAGGATGCTGAGGATGCATTATGCTTGAAATAGAATACACCTAAGGGGGTAGAACTAtgtgttgagtaaatgtatttatttgctttccACAATAATTACTTGATAATCTAAAGTCAGCAGGGGTGCAACACAGTTGTTCATAGGATTGAAAGGGTTTGTGAGCGTTTTTTTCCCAGTCAAGTGAGTAAACATATGCACACCTCACCACAATAATTACAGTTAGGTTTGGGATAATAGTAAAATACATTCCTTCAGGGAATACATACACAAGTTATTAGTCAGTTGTGCTCCACTAATTATGAGGGGCTGGTCTAAGCCAAAAATGCCAGGGTTGGAATAAAGGGGGCAAGGAATTTACAATTTATCCTCTGGGGACAATAGCCATGTTGTCGTGAAACATTTGTAAGAATATCGTATgcaaaattttattttttattctatttggTCTTTTGTGAATCAGAGTTAATGCACAAAATGTTTAATGGAAACAGATTTACTGAAAGAACTGTAACATAGCGAACATTCAGTCcacatgactgatcagctgttcaCATCCATGCACCACATAGCCTACACCGTGTCATGCTCTGACAAAATGAAGCAGTAGAAAAATTTTAAGCCGTAAAATTTGCTTGGTATTTTATGCAAACGTGGCTGTATCAGGGTCTCCGCTAGAAAAAACTGGCACCGGACAACATGACTGGCAGGTTTTCAATTTACCagacaaatgtttgaaatttcAGAATTGATGATAAATGATATGCAGGATATATGCTGATGATATCAAAGCATGTCAAATTATAATCCTTTTTTACTGAAAAGTATAGGCTGtaccaaagaaaatgtgtgcCGACAATTGACTTACATGCGTAacttctaaaataaatattgcaCAATGCGCCCATTTAATATGACCATATAGAAACTGAAGGCCTGTTCTCAGATAAAACAATTTGCAAACTAAAAACACATCTGGACTGGCTCATACCATTTTAATAACGTCTGAAAAAGTCTGTTTGCTATATGCTTTtgaaatacatattcatatatgCAATAAAtactctttttcttctctgagtgcagcagctgaattGAAATCCAACGTGTCCAGTGGCTCCCTCTGTATGTTTTGTTCCCTTCATGgtttctcatgtgctcctccccctcgttacctcacctggcctcctcccgcctctctcctcacctgttcctcgtcatgtcattagtgtctgtgtatttagtctctgtgttcccttcactccctgtccGGTCATTGGTTGTCTTTGCCTGTTCATGCGCTTCATGTCCCCATGGTATGTGTTCactggattttgatttctggttttctgatgtttgatttgaactttaatttttttttttctttgtactttgtcttgcctttaagTTGCTACTTTGCTTCTTGcccctgttttgtctgcctttggTGCTGGTaatcagcttttaaataaaagctcaccttttgttcccCTTGATCCTTGCCTtcctgtgtaactgcgtttgggtccacctcccccctccacagttttcccctttaaacccccaaCCTGATAGTATGGGATTAAGACACAACCCATGAATGTCATTCTACCATACAATGTTGCACAGAAACCAGTAAAGATGAACCAGTTGGTTGTTGTTTACTGAGATGTTCTGTCTGGTTCTTGAGGGTGGTGGAAGCAGCAGATGATCAGAATACTAACaatgaaattacattaaaacaaacacatttctgtcagtttctcTTATTGTCCCTCAATGTTTTATCTTTCTCGTAGGCAGATCAGTAGTGTAACGTTCACTGGTACTGGCAGAGTAGAACCCAAGAGCACGACAATGGCAATGGTCAAAACCGGGAGATCAGTCAtacaggcaaacaaatccaacGAGGGGCAGGCTGGGTATTCCAGGTCCaaaagcaggcaggcaggtcaGGCAGAAACAGGATATTGTATGCTGGAGAGCTGACCGAAAAGGACCAGTACATATACTGAggggctgattagctgatgaggagcaggtgagtatGGGGGTGGGGCAGTCCAGGTGAATCAAACCAGcaggtaatgcagagcagggaCGAGAAGCGGGGCCTGCAATGACATGAGTTGGGAAGGCAGGTGACAGCAAACTTAGAGTTAGTGGGACTATTGACAAATGGAGTGTAAAGCAAGATGTCAAATACACAAtcatatgacacacacacacacatagctaTGTTGATCATACTCATAATCAAATGTTTACTTCACAAGTGCACTGTCTCATAGTGCCATCTATGCCAGACTCAGCTGTAGTATGTTGTTTATCACCAGCAGGTGTCAGTGGGGATCAGGGACATGGAATTGTCTCAAGGACACAGGAaagctgctgtttctttctttctttctttctttctctccttctttctttctttctttctctccttctttccttctttccttctttacATCTACAGGTTCAGACTAAGACAAAAATACCTGCCAAAATGAATAACGCAGTATACAAGCACCATTGTTACAGACAAAATACTCCAAACGAAAAAGATTATTCAGCATCCACCCTATTGTGGCCATCCATCACTTTGCTTTATTTTCAGTACTTTGCTTTATCTTAGATCTTTACTGAGGGTGTGGCATTTTTGAGCCAGAGGACAAGGGGCGTatacagaatgtgaagacaacaggagggttaaCCTGACATACATGTTTTACCAGTAGCGTGGCAGAATCCACAGGAAATCTGCCAGATGTTCTCTCTGGACTATGACTGAAGCAGAGTTATACACCATGTACAAGGGGATTTATCTCCTAAAAGAAATACACACTCCACAGACTCTGAAATACTTTGAGGAGTTTTCTTTTCGGCCGGATGATATCATCATCGCAGCATACCCCAAGTCAGGTACGCATTTGAACTGTTTTCCAAATGTTTGTGTACTTCAGGATTTAGGAATAGCATTACACATGAACTacaatatgtgtttgtttttcaaaatacatGTCTTAATGTAGTGTTATTTCACATTACGCTTCGTAAGTATTTAACCATCACTCATATATTTCTAATGGAGGGTGTATTTAATGGGAGGAGTTAAAGGCAATCCActaaaaatctgtaaatgtaaagtatCTCAGTACCTGTAGATCTAAATAATATCAAACATCTGTCAAATATCAAACTAATAAGTCAAAGAAATTCTCCTGTGCTGCTCTCAGGTACCACATGGTCACAAGAGATTGTCCCTCTGATAGTCAATGGAGGAGATCCGACCTGTCTCCAGTCTCCTAACTGGGATCGTGCTCCGTGGCTGGAGGATCTCCTAACCTGTTCCCTAAACATTGAAGAGAGGCCATCTCCACGAATGTTTGCTACACATCTACAGTACAACATGATGCCACCATCTTTCTTCAAAGTGAAGCCAAGGGTACATCCGGCATACATTTTGTCActgattattatcatcattctttTCATTGATGCACATTCTACCTTTTGGTGTCATACAAACAGCCATGTTAATGATGAATGTGTCAACATCGTTCCAGGTCATCAATGTCATGAGAAACCCCAAAGATGTGTTCACATCTGCCATTCACTATTGTGAGAAGGCCTCCTATCATGTCAACCCAGGTCCACAGACCAAGTTTCTACACAAGTTCCTTGATGGAAAAGGTCGTTCTCAAACTAATTTAAAGACATTTACTTTTTTCGTCATAACACACAATAACGTAAATGACAGTAACCTGAACTGCATTTCACTGATAGCTGGATGTTCAGTTATGATATTGGAGTGTTTGTGATTTTTCGTTTTCTTCTAGTTGCCTATGGCTCATGGTTTGATCATGTGAAGAGCTGGCTGAATGCTGAGGATAAAGAGCATATAATGCACATCTCCTATGAGGAGATGATAATGGTGAGACATTTGACAGTGCTTTGGGGTTTGGGCAGTGTGCAGTAGCCTAGAGGTTAGAGACGCAAAGTGTGACTGGAGGGTTGGCAGTTCAAATCCCCAGACAGACGGGACTAATGTGGGTGGGGAAGGCAGTGCTTGCCCCTCCCTCATTACCACTGCTTgggtgcccttgagcaaaaaAGCTGTTAACCACAACTgatccagtggagctgctcaaCGGCCAGTAGATCAGACTGTGGTTGAGCTGAACTCAGAGCTTTGATTCTCCACTTGTCCAACAGTTAAGTTCTTTTCCTTTGACTTGTTCTGCCTGAGTGTCTGCATCTGGGTTGGCGGGTCCTACAGCAGAAACTTTGTCCTGCTGATGGTGCTAGATAAAAGGTCTGGGTGGGGGGGCAAGGAATTTACAATTTTATGAGTCTTATAGAATGAGAATTATgagtctatttctatttcttacttttttactgtattgtttattttttactattatcattgtttattacaatactactgtcctttggctgctgcaAGGAAGAAATTTCCCTatttgcaggacaaataaaggaaattctgatCCTGAttctaaacacatttaaacaattcTAATGTCACAAGGATAcacacatggtgtgtgtgtgtgtgtgtgtgtgtgtgtgtgtgtgtgtgtgtgtgtgtgtgtgtgtgtgtgtgtgtgtgtgtatatatatattgcagGACCTGAAGGACTCTGTGTCCAGAATGGCTCAGTTCTTGGAGATACCTTTGGACAATGAGGTGATCGAGAAGATAGCAGACCGATGTCTTTTCAAGAACATGAAGACGAACAGCTCAAACTTCTCTTTGGTTCCTCCTAAAATTACTGACATGTCTAAGTCTGAATTTATGAGGAAAGGTGAGTTTCAACAAATGTTTCATACAGTAtactgtttgatttaatttccacTGTTATTTGGGGGCAAAGTATAGAGCCAAACACACTATCTTTATGAAATATAGAAAATTTCATAAAAGCTGTACCTAAAATGGGGCCACACGTCTTTTCCTCAGTTGCATTATGATCATCttgcatgttgtgtttcaggaaTTGCCGGAGATTGGAAAAACCAACTAACCGTGGCAGAAGCAGAGTACTTTGATGCAGTTTACAAAGACCAAATGAATGACATCAAACACAAATTTGTATGGGATTAAGACACAACCCATGAATGTCATTCCACCATAAAATGTTGCACAGAAACCTGTAAAGATGATCCAGTTGGTTGTTGTTCACTGAGATGTTCTGTCTGGTTCTTGAGGTTTGTGGAAGCAGAAGATGATCTGAATACTAATAAtgaaaaccaaccaaccaaccaaccattaAAACCAACAAACTTCTGTCAAGTTTTCCTATtgttcttcagtgttttatctttCTTGTAGACAGATCAATAGAGTCTAAAGCATATATATTTAagatatatctatatctatatctatatctatctatctatctatctatctatctatatatatatatatatatatatatatatatatatatatatatatatatatatatatatatatatatatatatatatatatatatatatatatatatatatatatatatatatatataggctaAAGGCCGAGTTGTTGTCActggtaaaacaaaaagagaggaaagcagaaTGGCACATAGTTTCGGAGGACAGAGAAGCTGATCAAATAGGAGAGGTTCGACAtgaactgaacacaaaaaagagCCTGGTATGGGCCATGTCCGTTTTGAAAGACTGGTTGGTGGAGAAAAACATGTCCTCATACTTGTTTAACTGTAGTGCAGAGTCTCTGAATGAGGTGCTATGATCATTTTATCCTTCAGTGCAAAATGCCAACGGCAAGGCCTACtcgatttcatttcatttatttaaaggacAATGCACATTAATcgacatttctgtaaatgtaatttatctAATAAATCTAATTTTCAGCTGTAGTCCTTGTCCATGCCAGAGATCTGTGCGAGGAGAATTATCGTAGCTGTGTTTTCGCTGAACCTAACAGCCCAAATTTCCCTGTCGCcagttttaaaaagtacatCTCCCTTTGAAAAAGGACCAGCAGCTCCTTAACCAGCAGGGTGTCTGATACTCTCGGGAGGCCATGGGACACAATATCCTGGGGCAAATGCTGTTCAAGATCAGCCATGCAGCAGGCCTTTCAAGGAAGTACACAAACCACAGTCTGCGCAGCACCACTGTCCAACTGCTGTCTCAGGCTGGTCTGGAGAGTCGGGAGATAATGTCTGTGGCCGGGCACAGATGTTAAGCCAGTCTGAGCAGCTACTGGACTTCGTCCCTGACAGACAGGGAAAAGTGGAGTCCTGTCCTCTCATCCTGGCAGTAGCAGATCTGGTGAGTTTTAGTTACATAGCATAATATTAATGATTTGAAATGTCAAGCATTTTTTGCCTGACATCATTTTTCTTAGGTGTATCCATAGCAGCCCCCCCAAAGAAAACAGggatgaagacagaaacatctCTTTCAGTATCCCGAAAGAGGCCCCATTCTACTTGTCACATTTTACGATTAATGGCAATGTACAGTTCAACGTGCAAAAATTAATGGGCTTGGCTGACACTAGCTCAATGTAATTTCAGCCGACGGTTGATCCGCTGTGTTCTGTAGAATGTTCTGTTTGACGTCTGTGTTGTCAGTTTGGcgaactatatttctctgctgcaaATACTATGAAtgataacaaataaattgtaaaaagacacactgtgtgaagtttATTTTCGTGTTGGCAAGTAGCCAtgtaataagcaggataatgtatagaacagCGGTCATTATCGGCTACGCGTCAGGGTCTGGTTCGTCCTGTATATGTTTAATCAC encodes the following:
- the LOC119009692 gene encoding sulfotransferase 2B1-like isoform X2; this translates as MTLKYFEEFSFRPDDIIIAAYPKSGTTWSQEIVPLIVNGGDPTCLQSPNWDRAPWLEDLLTCSLNIEERPSPRMFATHLQYNMMPPSFFKVKPRVINVMRNPKDVFTSAIHYCEKASYHVNPGPQTKFLHKFLDGKVAYGSWFDHVKSWLNAEDKEHIMHISYEEMIMDLKDSVSRMAQFLEIPLDNEVIEKIADRCLFKNMKTNSSNFSLVPPKITDMSKSEFMRKGIAGDWKNQLTVAEAEYFDAVYKDQMNDIKHKFVWD
- the LOC119009692 gene encoding sulfotransferase 2B1-like isoform X1, with amino-acid sequence MTEAELYTMYKGIYLLKEIHTPQTLKYFEEFSFRPDDIIIAAYPKSGTTWSQEIVPLIVNGGDPTCLQSPNWDRAPWLEDLLTCSLNIEERPSPRMFATHLQYNMMPPSFFKVKPRVINVMRNPKDVFTSAIHYCEKASYHVNPGPQTKFLHKFLDGKVAYGSWFDHVKSWLNAEDKEHIMHISYEEMIMDLKDSVSRMAQFLEIPLDNEVIEKIADRCLFKNMKTNSSNFSLVPPKITDMSKSEFMRKGIAGDWKNQLTVAEAEYFDAVYKDQMNDIKHKFVWD